TTGGCGCAGGACACCAGATCTCAGCCTCCAGGCGTCGTTAGTAGATGAAGATAGACGACAGCGGTCTCAGAAAAGATCCTGAAGATGAGAGAAATTTGCCTCATCGCTTCTGCTGATAAAAGCTGGAATGGTGGACTTGACGGACCGAGAGCAAGTATAAGGAGGACAAGCCCACAGAGGTTGCAACATCTCAACTCAATTCTCCCACAACCTGCACTCTCCCCTTCAGCTCCCAcgcccctcctcttccctctttccAATCACCTGTCTGTTATAATATACCCCACAACATCCCCATTTCCTAAAATATGCCCCCTACCTTTCACATGAACAACTTCAAGCCGCGGGCTCGCCCTTCAGAAAGCCATTCTCACCATGCAAATCACCCAATCCATGCACCCAAGAACCCAATAATCCCCTCGCTCCAAGCCTTATCCTGATTCAATTCTGAGAACTCTGCCACTTCCCAAGCATCACCTCCCTGCGTGGCCACCAGCCGAAGTTTGCGTGCGTATCAGTGCAAACACTCAGCTGGATACACCATTAAGCTCTCAATCTCGACCACTGAAAATATCTGTACCAGAATAGAATACATATCCAGAGATTTCTGAACACGGCAAAACATCTTCCCACGATTCAGCGCCTCACATCTCAGAATTAGGTCTGATTCCCCGCCGCGATATCCAAAGACATATCCCAATCGAGCCGCCCGCCTTTCGGGGAGATTTTGCAGAGAATGGTCTATCATCTCCCAGTATATCTAGCTCGGGCGACAGTCTAGAAGAGTTTTTCAGGCTTCCGGATACACAGGACGACGTTCCCATTGACCTGGTAATCCTTGCCAACCACGGGCCTTGGTGCCACGGAACATGAACACTCGCTAGCTGTATAACATGTTTGATTACTTTGGCCTGTTTGGCGTTGAACATCCACTGAGCATCGCTTGAACCCCTTGCACACACTAGACAGCTCGTCGCCTGCAGGCCTGCCTCTTTCGTTTCTCTCCTCATGTTAGAATTTCGccagatagtctaccaatagaTTCCTATTGCTCGAGACCGTCACACCAGTGCTTTGATTGTGGGGTCACTCGCAGCTGCTTTACATGTTGATTCAgtactgctgtcagggctTCATGGATTCATATAGCCTCCTCAGCTAGGTCTTCTGCTGAGCAAGTGTCTCTCAAGTAGGGTTGAGATTATGCTCTTGTTTGCCAGTCCCCCTTGACTTCGTCCAGAGCTTGTGAGTTAGCTTAAAGTGTCTACTGCTTCCACGATGGTTTATAGGGGCCTGGAGGCCTCTATTGGCCGATTGATGCGTGAAAAAGACGTCTTTTTCTTGGGTGCGGTGCTGATCttggtgttccaggcgccaagCTTCGGCGCGCCTCGCTCGGCGGAATGGAGGTGAGCGGTGCTATATTGTGGGTTTGAAATCCGTTGATAGCACTAATGATGCTGTTACTTTTATGCTTTTCGAGATTATACTGACTCGGATTAGAATTCGCCTCGTACAACGAAGGACACTAGGTACAATGATCCGATGATTCCGGCACTTGAAGAAAGGTATCCGCAAAGGACTTAGTTTGTAAAGTTTGGAAACGTAGGATTAATCATAACACCGAATTTGCAAGCCAATACCACTCAGCGTTGAGGGTAAGCATGTATTTTCGAAGCAGTTTCACCTTTTGCCTGAAGCACTGAATTCCGAACTGACTTCAGAAATGACATGGAACTGGTACCCCCAGTCCCATTCACACCTTCCCCACGCCGCGCATCACTATTCGATTGCCCATCACTCTTCTCAGCGAGTGGCCGCTTAGCCATGATAACCACGTATCTCGCGACCATTTGGATGTGAGCCTGCCGAACGTGAGCGAGAGCTGCAAGACAGTCTGCGTATGTATCTTGCAGTCGCATGTCCTCCGGATGGGCACAAACAAACTCTCTGATATTGGCCACTCGTTCAACATCATTCAGTAATTCACGGTGAGGTCGGGGCATATATATCCGCATCTCCTACCGAATCATTGTTATTTAGACTATGAGCTGTCCGAAACCCATGCAGCTGTTGGCTTACCAACCTTGAGATATGTATTTTTGTGTGTTGCGGTCTTCCCCTCAAAACCCTCTTGCTCGTGCTTTATCCCTAGGGTGATATCGATAAATGCAAAGAGAGAGCTTTGCGCGTTGCTTGGTCCGAAATACTTTCGATACTGACCCCCATGTTTCTCCTCGAAGAACACTCCATCCGGAAGCCCTACTGAGTCCAGGTTCCTGATGCCGTCGAGGAATGGCCGCAGACGGTGGTAAAAGAACTCTTGGTTGCAGTTCTTATGCATGCCCTGCAGGAGAGATGCTATATCTGTCAATACTCCAGCAGCCGTCCGGAAACAATCCATCAGCAGCCGAGAGTCCTGTCTCCGGGCAGCCTCGATGCCTTCAAGCATAGTAGGGATCAACTCTGCTCCACGAGCCTCAATAGATAGGATGACTGCAAAAAACCCCGATTCCTCCGAGGATCCAGTGAAGGACACCAGTGTCTCGACATCTTCCGGCCGTAGGGCCAGGTAACTGTCCCCCACTCGGCGGAAATTCCACAGCGCTTGCCCTGCATATGTGGGAACTGGCGGTAGCCCAAGGTAAGAGGACACTTCGATCATCGGCTGGGATATACTCAGAGGCAACCGCTGGGACGACAAATTAGCTTCATACTGAAATATCGAAGGTCTCACAAAGGACAGAGCGAAGACGAGAAACGTTATGGGATGGCTTTACGTCTGGTGGGTTGTCACTTCCAAATAGATACCCATTGCACACGAACCCCAGTATCACATGCTCTCCGCCACTCCTCCTCTGTGAGCAAAAACGCCGTGGAAAGAACAGGCATTGAATGAACTCTCTTTTTCAATGTCCCATTGTCGATAAATTTCGCTAGACTGGTGGCAACCGTCTCCCAGGGTTCATAGTACAGATTCGGCAATCGCTCTAAAGGCGGGCAAGATGGGAGGAACCCCGATTCTGAAGATACGCGATAGTTTTCCAGAGAAGCAAGTAATTCAGCCATCGCGTTGAGTCCGTGCAGTGCCAGAATCTGTAATCATAAGCTAGCTTATCTCTTTAGAAAATATACTCCTGCAGATACTTATATCAATGAGTCTTAATGAGAGCACTGCTGTGACCAATACTCAGCTGATACTTTGCATACCAAAGATCACCCATCTTTCATACccaacaagaaaaaaataaGTAAATAAAT
This Aspergillus chevalieri M1 DNA, chromosome 3, nearly complete sequence DNA region includes the following protein-coding sequences:
- a CDS encoding indoleamine 2,3-dioxygenase (COG:E;~EggNog:ENOG410PFRQ;~InterPro:IPR037217,IPR000898;~PFAM:PF01231;~go_function: GO:0020037 - heme binding [Evidence IEA];~go_function: GO:0046872 - metal ion binding [Evidence IEA];~go_process: GO:0019441 - tryptophan catabolic process to kynurenine [Evidence IEA]) gives rise to the protein MAELLASLENYRVSSESGFLPSCPPLERLPNLYYEPWETVATSLAKFIDNGTLKKRVHSMPVLSTAFLLTEEEWRRACDTGRLPLSISQPMIEVSSYLGLPPVPTYAGQALWNFRRVGDSYLALRPEDVETLVSFTGSSEESGFFAVILSIEARGAELIPTMLEGIEAARRQDSRLLMDCFRTAAGVLTDIASLLQGMHKNCNQEFFYHRLRPFLDGIRNLDSVGLPDGVFFEEKHGGQYRKYFGPSNAQSSLFAFIDITLGIKHEQEGFEGKTATHKNTYLKEMRIYMPRPHRELLNDVERVANIREFVCAHPEDMRLQDTYADCLAALAHVRQAHIQMVARYVVIMAKRPLAEKSDGQSNSDARRGEGVNGTGGTSSMSFLKSVRNSVLQAKGETASKIHAYPQR